The following are encoded in a window of Gossypium raimondii isolate GPD5lz chromosome 13, ASM2569854v1, whole genome shotgun sequence genomic DNA:
- the LOC105781218 gene encoding BTB/POZ domain-containing protein At5g03250, giving the protein MTDEYGKGNLISQTESFLNEVLGNWADSIRALEACEEVMAHAEDLHIVSRCIDSLATKACADPSLFGWPLAGRKSNQSPETTSLWNGISTMTKTKPTSDNWWYEDVTFLSLPLYRRLILAIESRGMRPESIAASVVYYARRYLPLMNRQSSFDDANPGPNILNPSESGQRALLEEIVGLIPNKKGVTSTKFLIRLLRTAMVLHASPSCREILEKRVGSQLDQASLVDLLIPNMGHSETLYDIDCVQRILDHFFLEEQAAAVATPDNIVEEGQLTNESNSMAPMTTVARLIDGFLAEVAPDVNFKLPKFEALASSIPDYARPLDDGLYHAIDMYLKAHPWITDPEREQLCRLMNCQKLSLDASTHAAQNERLPLRVIVQVLFFEQLRLRKSISGWFFVSDNLENSANPSGNVGLKKDGSHHATDGEDDVTHRVSELEKDCSGMKEELRKLVKYKRSWKNFTRRLGFSKSQSCCSKRSKPSNLRAIPPSTVNR; this is encoded by the exons ATGACCGATGAATATGGAAAAGGGAATCTCATATCGCAAACAGAGTCTTTCCTTAACGAAGTGCTTGGCAATTGGGCGGATTCAATACGAGCTCTTGAAGCATGTGAGGAAGTTATGGCACATGCTGAAGACCTTCACATTGTGTCCAGGTGCATTGATTCGTTGGCAACCAAGGCTTGTGCAGATCCAAGTTTATTTGGCTGGCCTTTGGCGGGACGCAAGAGCAATCAAAGTCCTGAAACCACCAGCTTATGGAACGGAATATCGACCATGACCAAGACGAAACCTACGAGTGACAACTGGTGGTACGAAGATGTAACGTTCCTTAGTTTACCACTATATAGAAGACTGATTTTAGCCATTGAATCAAGAGGAATGAGGCCTGAGAGCATTGCTGCATCAGTGGTATACTATGCTAGGAGGTATCTGCCCTTGATGAATCGACAATCGAGCTTCGACGATGCAAACCCCGGGCCAAATATTCTGAATCCTTCAGAATCCGGTCAAAGGGCTCTCTTGGAAGAGATTGTGGGGTTAATTCCTAACAAGAAGGGAGTCACATCAACCAAGTTTCTCATTAGACTCCTTCGTACGGCTATGGTACTGCATGCAAGTCCATCGTGCCGGGAAATTTTGGAGAAGAGGGTTGGATCACAGTTGGATCAAGCTTCACTTGTTGACTTGCTTATACCAAATATGGGTCATTCTGAGACCCTTTACGATATAGACTGTGTTCAGAGGATACTTGATCATTTCTTCTTAGAAGAGCAGGCTGCGGCTGTAGCAACTCCGGATAACATAGTTGAGGAGGGGCAATTAACGAATGAATCCAATTCAATGGCGCCAATGACAACGGTGGCTAGGCTGATAGACGGATTTTTAGCTGAAGTAGCACCGGATGTtaatttcaagcttccaaaGTTCGAGGCTCTTGCTTCTAGCATCCCGGATTATGCAAGACCGCTTGATGATGGCCTCTATCATGCCATTGATATGTATTTGAAG GCACATCCATGGATTACGGATCCCGAGAGAGAGCAACTATGTAGACTGATGAACTGTCAAAAGCTCTCATTGGATGCTAGTACACATGCAGCCCAGAACGAGAGGCTACCGCTTCGAGTAATTGTCCAAGTACTCTTCTTCGAACAACTACGACTTCGTAAGTCGATTTCTGGATGGTTCTTCGTCTCTGACAATCTTGAAAACTCAGCAAATCCCAGTGGAAACGTTGGACTCAAGAAAGATGGGTCTCATCATGCAACCGATGGGGAGGATGATGTGACGCATCGAGTTTCCGAGCTCGAAAAAGATTGTTCGGGTATGAAAGAGGAGCTCCGGAAGCTGGTGAAGTATAAGAGAAGTTGGAAGAATTTCACTAGAAGGTTAGGATTTAGTAAGTCACAATCTTGTTGCTCAAAAAGATCGAAGCCTTCGAATCTAAGAGCAATCCCCCCATCAACTGTAAACAGATAa
- the LOC105784467 gene encoding laccase-11 isoform X1, whose amino-acid sequence MAMQLDSCFGSFFLCIFCFAWFLTFPAEAAVRKYQFDIRVKNGSRLCHAKPIVTVNGRFPGPTIYAREGDRVLVKLTNYAKYNISIHWHGLKQFRNGWADGPAYITQCPIKTGHSYTYDFNVTGQRGTLWWHAHILWLRATVYGAIVIMPKEGTMFPFPKPHKETEIILGEWWNSDVETLVNRANKMGLPPPTSDAHTINGKPGSLFPCSLKHTFSMEVEAGKTYLLRIINAALNDELFFTIAGHNMTVVEIDAVYTKPFTTRVILIAPGQTTNVLIKADQSPSRYFMAARPFMDAPVPVDNKTVTAILHYKDIPKTVIPSMPKLPAPNNTNVAMSYNKRLKSLNTPQFPAKVPLKVDRHLFYTIGLGANPCSSCQNGTQLTASLNNITFVMPKVGLLQAHYFNIKGVFKTDFPDQPPVPFNYTGAPLTSNLGTSLGTRLSKVAFNSTVELVLQDTNLLTVESHPFHLHGFNFFVVGSGIGNFNPSKDPARFNLVDPPERNTVGVPTGGWTAIRFRADNPGVWFMHCHLELHTMWGLKMAFVVENGKSPEESIIPPPMDLPPC is encoded by the exons atggcaATGCAGCTTGATAGTTGCTTTGGGTCATTTTTTCTCTGCATTTTCTGCTTTGCTTGGTTTCTGACTTTTCCAGCTGAAGCTGCAGTGAGGAAGTATCAATTTGAT ATAAGAGTCAAGAATGGAAGCAGGCTTTGCCATGCAAAACCAATTGTCACGGTGAATGGAAGATTTCCAGGACCAACCATTTATGCTCGAGAAGGCGATCGAGTTCTCGTCAAGCTAACCAACTATGCAAAATATAACATTTCCATTCATTG GCATGGGTTAAAGCAATTTCGTAATGGTTGGGCTGATGGACCTGCATACATAACACAATGCCCTATCAAGACCGGACATAGTTACACCTACGACTTTAATGTCACAGGACAACGAGGAAC ATTATGGTGGCATGCACATATTTTGTGGCTACGAGCTACGGTCTATGGTGCCATTGTCATTATGCCGAAAGAAGGAACAATGTTTCCATTCCCTAAACCTCATAAAGAAACTGAGATAATCCTAG GGGAGTGGTGGAATTCAGACGTTGAAACACTTGTAAACCGAGCCAATAAGATGGGGTTGCCACCACCAACGTCTGATGCTCATACGATTAATGGGAAACCAGGGTCTCTCTTTCCATGTTCGTTGAAAC ATACCTTCTCGATGGAGGTTGAGGCAGGCAAAACTTACTTGTTACGGATTATCAACGCTGCACTCAATGATGAACTGTTTTTCACGATCGCGGGTCATAACATGACTGTGGTAGAGATTGATGCTGTCTACACCAAGCCCTTCACAACCAGGGTCATCCTAATCGCGCCAGGTCAAACTACCAATGTTCTAATCAAAGCAGATCAATCTCCAAGTCGGTATTTCATGGCAGCCAGGCCTTTCATGGATGCACCGGTTCCCGTGGATAACAAAACTGTTACAGCAATTCTACATTACAAAGACATCCCGAAGACTGTTATTCCATCCATGCCCAAATTGCCTGCACCAAACAACACCAATGTGGCCATGAGCTATAACAAAAGACTTAAAAGCCTAAATACCCCACAATTCCCGGCAAAAGTCCCACTAAAAGTCGACCGCCATCTATTTTACACAATTGGTTTAGGTGCAAACCCGTGTTCAAGTTGTCAAAATGGTACACAACTCACAGCTTCATTGAACAACATTACCTTTGTGATGCCAAAGGTTGGTCTTCTGCAGGCTCATTATTTCAACATCAAAGGAGTATTTAAAACTGACTTCCCCGACCAACCTCCGGTCCCATTTAACTACACTGGTGCTCCACTTACATCAAACCTTGGCACTTCATTAGGAACAAGGCTCAGCAAGGTGGCTTTCAATTCCACCGTTGAGCTGGTATTACAGGATACAAACCTCCTCACGGTGGAGTCACACCCATTCCATCTTCACggtttcaattttttcgttGTCGGAAGTGGTATTGGGAACTTCAATCCCTCCAAAGACCCTGCTAGGTTCAACCTCGTCGATCCCCCGGAGAGAAACACAGTTGGAGTGCCAACCGGAGGATGGACAGCTATAAGATTCAGAGCTGATAATCCAG GAGTTTGGTTTATGCATTGTCACTTGGAGCTGCATACAATGTGGGGTCTAAAGATGGCCTTTGTGGTCGAGAACGGGAAGTCACCGGAAGAGTCTATTATACCACCACCAATGGATCTTCCACCTTGCTAG
- the LOC105784467 gene encoding laccase-11 isoform X2: protein MAMQLDSCFGSFFLCIFCFAWFLTFPAEAAVRKYQFDVVKNGSRLCHAKPIVTVNGRFPGPTIYAREGDRVLVKLTNYAKYNISIHWHGLKQFRNGWADGPAYITQCPIKTGHSYTYDFNVTGQRGTLWWHAHILWLRATVYGAIVIMPKEGTMFPFPKPHKETEIILGEWWNSDVETLVNRANKMGLPPPTSDAHTINGKPGSLFPCSLKHTFSMEVEAGKTYLLRIINAALNDELFFTIAGHNMTVVEIDAVYTKPFTTRVILIAPGQTTNVLIKADQSPSRYFMAARPFMDAPVPVDNKTVTAILHYKDIPKTVIPSMPKLPAPNNTNVAMSYNKRLKSLNTPQFPAKVPLKVDRHLFYTIGLGANPCSSCQNGTQLTASLNNITFVMPKVGLLQAHYFNIKGVFKTDFPDQPPVPFNYTGAPLTSNLGTSLGTRLSKVAFNSTVELVLQDTNLLTVESHPFHLHGFNFFVVGSGIGNFNPSKDPARFNLVDPPERNTVGVPTGGWTAIRFRADNPGVWFMHCHLELHTMWGLKMAFVVENGKSPEESIIPPPMDLPPC from the exons atggcaATGCAGCTTGATAGTTGCTTTGGGTCATTTTTTCTCTGCATTTTCTGCTTTGCTTGGTTTCTGACTTTTCCAGCTGAAGCTGCAGTGAGGAAGTATCAATTTGATGTGG TCAAGAATGGAAGCAGGCTTTGCCATGCAAAACCAATTGTCACGGTGAATGGAAGATTTCCAGGACCAACCATTTATGCTCGAGAAGGCGATCGAGTTCTCGTCAAGCTAACCAACTATGCAAAATATAACATTTCCATTCATTG GCATGGGTTAAAGCAATTTCGTAATGGTTGGGCTGATGGACCTGCATACATAACACAATGCCCTATCAAGACCGGACATAGTTACACCTACGACTTTAATGTCACAGGACAACGAGGAAC ATTATGGTGGCATGCACATATTTTGTGGCTACGAGCTACGGTCTATGGTGCCATTGTCATTATGCCGAAAGAAGGAACAATGTTTCCATTCCCTAAACCTCATAAAGAAACTGAGATAATCCTAG GGGAGTGGTGGAATTCAGACGTTGAAACACTTGTAAACCGAGCCAATAAGATGGGGTTGCCACCACCAACGTCTGATGCTCATACGATTAATGGGAAACCAGGGTCTCTCTTTCCATGTTCGTTGAAAC ATACCTTCTCGATGGAGGTTGAGGCAGGCAAAACTTACTTGTTACGGATTATCAACGCTGCACTCAATGATGAACTGTTTTTCACGATCGCGGGTCATAACATGACTGTGGTAGAGATTGATGCTGTCTACACCAAGCCCTTCACAACCAGGGTCATCCTAATCGCGCCAGGTCAAACTACCAATGTTCTAATCAAAGCAGATCAATCTCCAAGTCGGTATTTCATGGCAGCCAGGCCTTTCATGGATGCACCGGTTCCCGTGGATAACAAAACTGTTACAGCAATTCTACATTACAAAGACATCCCGAAGACTGTTATTCCATCCATGCCCAAATTGCCTGCACCAAACAACACCAATGTGGCCATGAGCTATAACAAAAGACTTAAAAGCCTAAATACCCCACAATTCCCGGCAAAAGTCCCACTAAAAGTCGACCGCCATCTATTTTACACAATTGGTTTAGGTGCAAACCCGTGTTCAAGTTGTCAAAATGGTACACAACTCACAGCTTCATTGAACAACATTACCTTTGTGATGCCAAAGGTTGGTCTTCTGCAGGCTCATTATTTCAACATCAAAGGAGTATTTAAAACTGACTTCCCCGACCAACCTCCGGTCCCATTTAACTACACTGGTGCTCCACTTACATCAAACCTTGGCACTTCATTAGGAACAAGGCTCAGCAAGGTGGCTTTCAATTCCACCGTTGAGCTGGTATTACAGGATACAAACCTCCTCACGGTGGAGTCACACCCATTCCATCTTCACggtttcaattttttcgttGTCGGAAGTGGTATTGGGAACTTCAATCCCTCCAAAGACCCTGCTAGGTTCAACCTCGTCGATCCCCCGGAGAGAAACACAGTTGGAGTGCCAACCGGAGGATGGACAGCTATAAGATTCAGAGCTGATAATCCAG GAGTTTGGTTTATGCATTGTCACTTGGAGCTGCATACAATGTGGGGTCTAAAGATGGCCTTTGTGGTCGAGAACGGGAAGTCACCGGAAGAGTCTATTATACCACCACCAATGGATCTTCCACCTTGCTAG
- the LOC105782453 gene encoding protein S-acyltransferase 11: protein MAESAESSKDYFVTTVNEDRATICWGCGLRLLLPTHAPVFKCGWCGAITSQNVNKPETKCLWGRRWQDRCFVTILSVFMLFLICGGVWAVHWFVFSVSYTFGIFHYILTAILAATTVSTFSLSAFRCAGTPPTVLWGSYPVVGKGDLENYTFCHYCVKPKSPRAHHCRSCGTCVLDMDHHCPFIGNCVGAANHRHFIAFLFSAVFSTIYISFLSAYAGLHIWPPVKYRSLGHLNGSGRDLAIRAFKEVMLALVSSAVQLSARGLILVYLFVSSVSLQIGLSVLLWQQLCYIYEGKTYLSHLSSQGSGGDHIEEKGCQNIFRFFGCPYSIFRYLPTLRNSPKRHTK, encoded by the exons ATGGCTGAGTCGGCTGAGTCCAGCAAG GATTATTTCGTAACAACAGTCAATGAGGATCGTGCAACTATATGCTGGGGTTGTGGATTGCGTCTCCTCCTTCCAACTCATGCACCTGTTTTCAAGTGTGGTTGGTGTGGAGCCATTACAAgtcaaaatgtaaataaacccGAAACCAAGTGTCTTTGGGGGAGGCGCTGGCAAGACCGTTGCTTTGTTACGATTCTCTCCGTATTTATGCTCTTTTTGATAT GTGGGGGAGTATGGGCGGTGCATTGGTTTGTTTTCTCTGTCAGCTATACCTTTGGGATATTTCATTACATCTTAACAGCGATTTTGGCTGCAACTACTGTTTCAACCTTCAGCTTATCTGCATTCCGATGTGCCGGCACACCTCCAACCGTGTTGTGGGGTAGCTATCCAGTTGTAGGGAAAGGTGACCTCGAAAATTATACCTTCTGCCACTATTGTGTGAAACCGAAATCACCAAGAGCACATCACTGCCGTTCGTGTGGAACATGTGTTCTAGACATGGATCATCACTGTCCTTTT ATAGGGAACTGCGTTGGTGCAGCAAATCATCGGCATTTCATCGCCTTCCTTTTTTCAGCTGTTTTCAGTACAATCTACATTTCATTCTTATCCGCGTATGCCGGGTTACATATCTGGCCACCAGTAAAGTACAGATCCCTCGGGCACTTGAATGGTTCCGGCAGAGATTTGGCAATTCGAGCATTCAAGGAAGTTATGCTTGCTTTGGTGAGCTCAGCGGTCCAACTTTCAGCCAGGGGTCTTATTCTTGTTTATCTATTTGTTTCGAGTGTTTCGTTGCAGATCGGTTTAAGTGTTCTGCTGTGGCAGCAGCTATGTTATATATACGAAGGCAAAACTTACCTCAGCCATTTAAGCTCACAGGGTAGTGGAGGTGATCAcattgaagaaaaaggttgCCAAAATATTTTCAGGTTTTTTGGCTGTCCATATTCTATTTTCAGATATCTGCCTACCCTACGAAATTCACCTAAAAGACACACcaagtga
- the LOC105782452 gene encoding delta(24)-sterol reductase: MSDLQAPLRPKRKKGLVDFLVQFRWIFVIFFVLPFSTLYYFLIYLGDVRSEMKSYKQRQKEHDENVLKVVKRLKQRNPKKDGLVCTARKPWIAVGMRNVDYKRARHYEVDLSAFRNILEIDKQRMIARVEPLVNMGQITRVTVPMNLSLAVVAELDDLTVGGLINGYGIEGSSHIYGLFSDTVVAYEIVLADGRVVRATKDNEYSDLFYAIPWSQGTLGFLVAAEIKLIPVKEYMRLTYTPVVGNLQDLAQGYMDSFAPRDGDQDNPEKVPDFVEGMVYSPTEGVFMTGRYASKEEAKKKGNKINNVGWWFKPWFYQHAQTALKKGEFVEYIPTREYYHRHTRCLYWEGKLILPFGDQWWFRFLLGWLMPPKVSLLKATQGESIRNYYHEMHVIQDMLVPLYKVGDALEWVHHEMEIYPIWLCPHRLFKLPVKTMVYPEPGFEQHRRQGDTPYAQMFTDVGVYYAPGPVLRGEVFDGAEAVRNLEQWLIKNHSFQPQYAVSELNEKDFWRMFDADLYEHVRRKYGAVGTFMSVYYKSKKGRKTEKEVQEAEQAHLETAYAEAD; this comes from the exons ATGTCAGATCTTCAAGCACCCCTTCGCCCAAAGAGGAAGAAGGGCTTGGTGGACTTTTTGGTCCAGTTTCGTTggatttttgttatattttttgtcCTTCCTTTTTCAACTCTGTATTACTTTCTCATATATCTTGGAGATGTCAGATCCGAGATGAAGTCCTACAAGCAGCGTCAGAAGGAACATGATGAAAATGTTTTGAAAGTAGTGAAGCGTCTCAAACAGAGGAATCCAAAAAAGGATGGTCTTGTATGCACAGCCCGTAAACCATGGATTGCGGTGGGGATGCGGAATGTAGACTATAAGAGAGCTCGCCATTATGAAGTTGATTTGTCTGCTTTCCGTAACATTCTTGAAATTGATAAACAGAGAATGATTGCAAGGGTTGAGCCACTTGTAAACATGGGGCAGATAACACGTGTCACAGTTCCAATGAATCTTTCCCTTGCTGTGGTTGCAGAGCTCGACGATCTTACAGTAGGTGGTCTCATCAATGGCTACGGGATTGAAGGAAGCTCACACATCTATGGCCTGTTTTCTGATACTGTTGTAGCTTATGAGATAGTTTTGGCTGATGGCCGTGTTGTTAGAGCTACCAAGGACAATGAATATTCTGATCTTTTCTATGCTATCCCATGGTCTCAAGGAACTCTTGGATTTCTTGTTGCTGCCGAAATCAAGCTTATACCTGTTAAAGAATACATGAGACTGACATACACGCCTGTAGTGGGGAATTTGCAGGACCTTGCTCAAGGTTATATGGACTCTTTTGCACCCAGAGATGGTGATCAGGATAATCCAGAGAAAGTTCCCGATTTTGTAGAAGGCATGGTCTACTCACCCACTGAAGGTGTGTTCATGACTGGGAGATATGCCTCTAAAGAAGAGGCCAagaagaaggggaataaaattaacaatgtaGGTTGGTGGTTTAAACCCTGGTTCTACCAACATGCGCAAACGGCCTTAAAGAAGGGAGAGTTTGTAGAGTACATTCCTACAAGAGAATATTACCACAGGCACACAAGATGTTTGTATTGGGAGGGGAAGCTCATCCTTCCATTCGGAGATCAATGGTGGTTTAGGTTTCTCTTGGGCTGGTTGATGCCACCCAAGGTTTCCTTGCTCAAGGCTACTCAAGGTGAATCTATAAGAAACTATTACCATGAGATGCATGTGATTCAAGACATGCTTGTTCCTCTTTACAAGGTTGGGGATGCCCTTGAGTGGGTCCACCATGAGATGgag ATCTATCCCATTTGGCTCTGCCCGCACCGACTGTTCAAGCTTCCTGTTAAGACAATGGTGTATCCTGAACCAGGCTTTGAGCAGCATCGCAGACAAGGCGACACACCATACGCTCAGATGTTCACCGATGTTGGGGTGTATTATGCTCCAGGCCCTGTATTGAGGGGTGAAGTATTTGATGGTGCAGAGGCAGTTCGTAATTTGGAGCAATGGCTGATCAAAAACCACAGTTTCCAGCCACAGTATGCAGTGTCGGAGCTCAACGAGAAGGATTTCTGGAGGATGTTCGATGCTGACCTGTACGAGCATGTGCGTAGGAAGTACGGAGCTGTGGGAACGTTCATGAGTGTGTACTACAAATCCAAGAAAGGAAGGAAGACCGAAAAAGAGGTCCAAGAAGCGGAACAAGCCCACCTTGAAACTGCGTATGCAGAGGCTGATTAG
- the LOC105783697 gene encoding tricalbin-3, whose product MIILQSSTSSFSYPLLPPLCCCKTNISFPPRNRKARLITLFIPRRKLWLLACAIPTPDSNKLNVKVAKNLVAKGFSKDFVDGESQESSIPMGSNFTNFQQDPIVDKLRTQLGVIHPIPSPPINRNIVGLFVFFFFVGVAFDKIWTSRKKRSKSGSLDGEAVRVGSGVWPQVPTSFSSFLEKDLLRKESVEWVNMVLGKLWKVYRGAIENWIIGLLQPVIDNLKKPDYVQRVEIKQFSLGDEPLSVRNVERRTSRRANDLQYQIGLRYTGGARMLLMLSLKFGIIPIVVPVGVRDFDIDGELWVKLRLIPTEPFVGAVSWAFVSLPKIKFELSPFRLFNLMAIPVLSMFLTKLLTVDLPRLFVRPKKIVLDFQKGKAVGPVPNDSKREEIQEEKNKDFVGELSVTLVDARKLSYVFYGKTDPYVVLSLGDQVIRSKKNSQTTVIGPPGEPIWNQDFYLLVANPGKEKLRIQVKDSLGFTDFTIGTGEVDLGSLQDTVPTDKIVVLRGGWGVFRKRSRGEILLRLTYKAYVEDEEDDTTATESVSADFSDDELSDIDESNGTYEQGIKLNTDETNKESFMDVLAALIVSEEFQGIVSSEPLSKNLDDISRTGPSKTRLKGVNTEAAPSDSDKGSEPPGGSTLLWFAVITNTLVLIALNMGASSFFNP is encoded by the exons ATGATCATTTTACAATCTTCTACTTCCAGTTTTAGCTACCCTCTTCTTCCTCCACTCTGCTGTTGTAAAACCAACATCTCTTTCCCACCCAGGAACAGGAAAGCTCGACTCATCACTCTTTTCATCCCTCGCAGGAAATTATGGCTTCTTGCTTGTGCAATTCCCACTCCAGATTCAAACAAGCTTAATGTAAAAGTGGCTAAAAACCTGGTAGCCAAAGGGTTTTCAAAGGACTTCGTGGATGGGGAGAGTCAAGAATCTTCTATCCCAATGGGCTCGAATTTCACTAATTTCCAACAAGACCCCATTGTTGACAAGTTAAGGACTCAGCTAGGTGTTATCCATCCAATCCCTTCCCCACCAATTAACCGAAACATTGTTGGgttgtttgtgtttttcttttttgttgggGTTGCTTTTGATAAAATCTGGACttcaaggaaaaaaagaagcaaatcgGGGAGTCTCGATGGGGAGGCTGTTAGAGTGGGAAGTGGGGTTTGGCCACAAGTTCCAACAAGCTTTTCATCCTTCTTGGAAAAGGATTTGCTAAGGAAAGAGTCAGTTGAGTGGGTTAATATGGTGTTGGGGAAGTTGTGGAAAGTTTATAGAGGTGCGATTGAGAATTGGATCATTGGGTTATTACAACCTGTTATTGACAATCTCAAGAAGCCTGATTATGTCCAGAGAGTGGAAATTAAGCAGTTTTCTTTAGGGGATGAGCCTTTGTCTGTTAGGAATGTTGAGCGCAGGACTTCCCGGCGCGCCAACGATTTGCA GTATCAAATAGGACTTCGTTATACTGGTGGTGCTCGCATGTTGTTAATGTTGTCGTTAAAATTTGGTATTATCCCAATTGTCGTGCCTGTCGGTGTTCGAGATTTTGATATTGATGGAGAACTCTGGGTTAAATTGCGATTGATACCAACGGAACCTTTCGTTGGAGCTGTTTCGTGGGCTTTTGTTTCTCTTCCGAAGATCAAGTTTGAGTTATCACCATTTCGCTTGTTTAACTTGATGG CAATTCCAGTTCTTTCAAT GTTTTTGACAAAGCTTCTCACGGTGGATTTGCCTCGACTCTTTGTACGCCCAAAGAAGATTGTTTTGGATTTCCAAAAAGGGAAAGCAGTTGGCCCTGTTCCAAATGATTCGAAACGTGAGGAAATtcaagaagagaaaaacaaggATTTTGTTGGAGAACTATCTGTGACTCTTGTAGATGCCAGGAAACTTTCTTATGTATTTTATG GCAAAACAGATCCATACGTCGTTCTAAGCCTGGGGGACCAAGTTATACGAAGTAAAAAGAACAGTCAAACTACTGTGATTGGGCCTCCTGGTGAGCCAATTTGGAATCAG gatttttatttacttgtggCAAACCctggaaaagaaaaacttcGCATCCAAGTGAAGGACTCCCTTGGGTTCACTGATTTCACAATTGGTACAGGAGAg GTTGATCTTGGGAGTCTTCAGGACACTGTTCCAACAGATAAGATTGTGGTCTTGCGAGGAGGTTGGGGAGTGTTCAGAAAGAGATCTCGTGGAGAAATATTACTTAGATTGACATATAAAGCTTATGTCgaggatgaagaagatgacacaACTGCAACAGAATCCGTCAGTGCTGATTTTTCAGACGACGAATTGTCTGATATTGATGAATCAAATGGGACATACGAGCAGGGTATAAAGCTAAATACAGATGAAACCAACAAAGAATCATTTATGGATGTTCTAGCAGCTTTGATTGTGAGTGAAGAATTTCAAGGGATAGTGTCATCTGAACCATTGAGCAAAAACTTGGATGACATATCAAGAACAGGACCTTCAAAAACAAGATTAAAGGGTGTTAACACGGAAGCTGCACCGTCCGATTCCGATAAAGGATCTGAACCGCCTGGAG GCTCAACCTTATTATGGTTTGCCGTGATCACAAATACATTAGTGCTAATTGCACTGAATATGGGTGCCTCAAGTTTCTTCAATCCTTGA